A single window of Salvia splendens isolate huo1 chromosome 6, SspV2, whole genome shotgun sequence DNA harbors:
- the LOC121806503 gene encoding F-box protein SKIP2-like has translation MGQAPSTHGHGYSPGASNRFHDDHHLCDSPNSHLLDLTAEIPDECLALIFQSLPSTDRNSCSLVSRRWLSVDSQSRHRLALNASSSLSPLLPSLLSRFDSVTKLALRCDRKSVSIDDDSLSLISLRFPNLSRLKLRGCRQISDVGMLALASNCKSLRKFSCGSCMFGAKGINALLDNSSSLEELSVKRLRGINDGFAAEPIGPGAAAASLKSITLKELYNGQCFAPLIVGSRNLKTLKILRCLGDWDRLLESITLGKNCLSEIHLERLQVSDFGLIAISRCPNLEIFHLVKAPDCSNLGILAIAENCRVLRKVHIDGWRTNRIGDEGLLCIAKNSANLVELVLIGVNLSSASLTAMAMNCRKLERLALCGSETIGDDEITCVADKCVALKKLCIKGCRVTDSGIEAFAFGCPNLVKIKVKKCRGVTSEVADWLRARRVALSVSLDADEVEPEAATATATDYALDFPPIGDAPPSTRNAAAPRLPNKSRFSLLAGRALVACAFRRLSSANANAASNPWI, from the coding sequence ATGGGGCAAGCTCCTTCCACCCACGGCCACGGCTATTCTCCCGGCGCCTCCAATCGCTTTCACGACGACCACCACCTCTGCGACTCCCCCAATTCCCACCTCCTCGACCTCACCGCCGAGATCCCCGACGAGTGCCTGGCTCTCATCTTCCAATCCCTCCCCTCCACCGACCGAAACTCCTGCTCCTTAGTCTCCCGCCGCTGGCTCTCCGTCGACTCCCAGAGCCGCCACCGCCTCGCCCTCAAcgcctcctcctccctctcccccCTCCTCCCCTCCCTCCTCTCCCGCTTCGACTCCGTCACCAAGCTCGCCCTCCGCTGCGACCGCAAATCCGTCAGCATCGACGACGATTCCCTCTCCCTCATCTCCCTCCGCTTCCCCAACCTCTCCCGCCTCAAGCTCCGCGGCTGCCGCCAGATCTCCGACGTCGGGATGCTCGCCCTAGCCTCCAATTGCAAATCCCTCCGCAAATTCTCCTGCGGATCCTGTATGTTTGGGGCAAAAGGCATCAACGCCCTCCTCGACAACTCCTCCTCGCTGGAGGAGCTCTCCGTCAAGCGATTGCGCGGAATCAACGACGGATTCGCCGCCGAGCCGATCGGCCCCGGCGCCGCCGCCGCTTCTCTGAAATCGATTACGCTCAAGGAGCTCTACAACGGTCAGTGCTTCGCTCCTTTGATTGTTGGATCTAGGAATTTGAAAACGCTCAAAATTTTGAGGTGTTTGGGGGATTGGGATCGATTGCTGGAAAGCATCACTTTGGGGAAAAATTGTTTATCGGAGATTCATCTAGAGAGGCTGCAGGTGAGCGATTTCGGTTTAATTGCGATTTCCAGGTGCCCTAATTTGGAGATTTTTCACCTGGTGAAAGCGCCTGATTGCTCCAATTTGGGGATTTTGGCAATCGCTGAGAATTGTAGGGTTTTGAGGAAAGTCCACATCGATGGGTGGCGGACTAACCGAATTGGGGATGAGGGTTTGCTTTGCATTGCGAAGAACAGCGCGAATCTCGTCGAATTAGTCCTGATTGGAGTGAATCTGAGCTCCGCGAGCTTGACTGCGATGGCGATGAACTGCCGGAAATTGGAGAGGTTAGCTCTGTGTGGGAGCGAAACCATCGGAGACGACGAGATCACTTGCGTTGCAGATAAATGCGTAGCACTAAAGAAGCTCTGCATAAAGGGGTGTCGCGTGACGGATTCTGGGATCGAGGCGTTTGCGTTCGGGTGCCCTAATTTGGTGAAGATCAAGGTGAAGAAGTGCAGGGGGGTGACGAGCGAGGTTGCGGATTGGCTGAGGGCGAGGAGGGTGGCTCTGTCGGTGAGCTTGGACGCCGATGAGGTGGAGCCTGAGGCAGCCACGGCCACGGCCACGGATTACGCGCTCGACTTCCCTCCAATAGGCGATGCTCCTCCGTCCACGAGGAATGCAGCAGCGCCGAGGCTCCCGAATAAGTCCAGGTTTAGCCTTCTTGCTGGAAGGGCGCTTGTGGCTTGTGCTTTTAGAAGGTTATCAAGTGCTAATGCCAATGCTGCTTCAAATCCATGGATATGa
- the LOC121808014 gene encoding small RNA degrading nuclease 1-like — MDELVASAKKEVLVEMVKLAQKKEMAGSKGSWKEFLKVHDKKFGASLSDPSRRSVDDLGAFLKTFLQDDDLKFFKQVLKCHSNRQDVEQLKKDSPDDETAEQKLVRLTLEHPQYPVDYSFPSHELEWMVVKYKKKSKAMKSTEIIAIDCEMVLCEDGTEALVKVCAVDRHLKVKLDKVVNPNKAIADYRTDITGISAKDLDGVTYTLNDVQKSMRKLLSHETILVGHSVNNDLQAMKLDCTRVIDTSYVFKYANRTNRKPSLSLLCKALLGYELRKGSLHNCLDDARAAMKLVLARLEGKIDDIVAEEVKDLDKARLLIHRVPVNVSVEDLKNVLPGDFCIEVKVKKGKTYSAFAIFSTQQKAIKTFENVDGDLEKDSCGRAQKLVKFELDSGTTGSFYVCKIVGDDSVGDEIKKRPAEDDSLGIAKKPRTDETSIQFEDSNKCSDHCEMHLKEIGRLEQELSQRETEISSLNKIIAALARKQGL; from the exons ATGGACGAGTTAGTCGCCTCTGCAAAAAAGGAG GTTTTAGTAGAAATGGTGAAATTAGCACAGAAGAAAGAAATGGCTGGGAGTAAAGGTAGTTGGAAGGAATTTCTCAAAGTCCATGACAAGAAGTTTGGGGCAAGTTTGAGCGATCCTTCACGAAGGTCTGTTGATGATTTAGGTGCCTTTTTGAAGACTTTCTTGCAAGACGATGATTTGAAG TTCTTCAAGCAGGTATTGAAGTGTCATTCTAACCGCCAAGATGTGGAACAACTTAAGAAAGATTCTCCTGATGATGAAACTGCTGAACAG AAGCTAGTCCGTTTGACCTTGGAGCATCCTCAGTACCCTGTTGATTATTCCTTCCCCTCGCATGAGCTG GAATGGATGGTTGTAAAATACAAAAAGAAGTCGAAGGCAATGAAATCTACCGAGATTATTGCTATAGATTGTGAGATGGTTCTTTGTGAAGATGGAACTGAAGCTTTGGTGAAGGTCTGTGCAGTAGACCGCCATTTGAAG GTTAAACTCGATAAAGTTGTAAATCCAAACAAAGCTATTGCTGATTATCGAACGGATATAACTGGAATCTCTGCAAAAGATTTGGATGGAGTGACTTACACATTAAATGATGTGCAG AAGTCCATGAGGAAGTTACTATCGCATGAAACCATCTTAGTTGGCCACAGTGTCAATAACGATCTCCAAG CAATGAAATTAGACTGCACAAGGGTGATTGACACGTCATATGTCTTCAAATACGCAAATCGGACCAACAGAAAACCTTCACTGAGTTTGTTGTGTAAG GCTTTGTTAGGCTATGAGCTTCGGAAGGGAAGTCTGCACAACTGTTTGGATGATGCACGTGCCGCTATGAAGCTTGTATTGGCCAGATTAGAGGGAAAGATTGATGATATTGTAGCTGAGGAG GTAAAAGACTTGGATAAGGCGAGGTTGCTCATACATAGGGTCCCTGTCAATGTTTCCGTTGAAGATTTGAAGAATGTTCTTCCTGGAGACTTTTGTATTGAAGTGAAG gtaaaaaaaggaaaaacatatTCAGCCTTTGCTATATTCAGCACTCAGCAAAAGGCAATCAAGACATTCGAGAATGTTGACGGTGACCTGGAAAAG GACTCGTGTGGACGAGCACAAAAGCTTGTAAAGTTTGAGCTTGATTCCGGAACAACTGGTTCATTTTATGTTTGTAAAATTGTTGGTGATGATTCTGTTGGCGATGAAATAAAGAAGAGGCCAGCAGAAGATGACAGTCTCGGGATAGCAAAAAAGCCAAGAACAGATGAAACTTCGATACAGTTTGAGGATTCTAATAAATGCTCGGATCATTGTGAAATGCATCTGAAAGAGATCGGAAGATTGGAGCAAGAGCTAAGTCAAAGAGAAACTGAAATATCGAGCTTGAATAAAATAATTGCTGCACTTGCAAGGAAACAAGGACTCTAG
- the LOC121809359 gene encoding probable beta-1,4-xylosyltransferase IRX14H, with protein MKQLAALQQQGRRSNSFRSNSSPLDATVDGAIKSPATIFWLFLHGVCCLISLVLGFRFSRLVFFLLFSASPSPSTTTIYSALRTTLPVISSPQERNVSADGGGSRVVVGRHGILIRPWPHPDPAEVMKAHRIIERVQAEQRSQYGVKNPRTVIAITPTYVRTFQTLHLTGVMHSLMNMRYDLVWIVVEAGGTTNETASLIAKSGLKTIHIGVDGKMPLLWEDRHKFESRMRLHALRIVREKKLDGIVMFADDSNMHSLELFDEIQNVKWIGAVSVGILAHSGGSEEGDVLMRESDADEKDEKKSQIPVQGPACNASGNLAGWHTFDTRPFVERSAIYIGDRAVVLPRKLEWAGFVLNSRLVWEDVEGKPVWVKDLVEIGKDGEDIESPLSLLKDTSVVEPLGSCGRKVLLWWLRVEARADSKFPASWIIDPPLDITVPAKRTPWPDAPPELPAYVEKVTTIPENTEKRPAKSGSKRKRSSRSKRKHNAKVLDIRASTKHAGDN; from the exons ATGAAGCAGCTCGCAGCGTTGCAGCAGCAAGGCCGCCGTAGCAACAGTTTCCGAAGCAATTCGTCGCCGCTCGACGCCACCGTCGATGGCGCTATCAAATCGCCGGCGACGATTTTCTGGCTCTTCCTCCACGGTGTCTGCTGCTTAATCAGCTTAGTCCTCGGCTTCCGATTCTCGCGGCTGGTGTTTTTCCTCCTCTTCTCCGCCTCGCCGTCGCCTTCGACCACCACGATTTACTCCGCGCTGCGGACGACATTGCCGGTGATCTCGTCGCCGCAGGAGAGGAATGTCTCTGCCGACGGCGGCGGGAGCCGGGTGGTGGTCGGGAGGCACGGGATTCTGATTAGGCCGTGGCCGCATCCGGATCCGGCGGAGGTGATGAAGGCGCACAGGATAATTGAGAGGGTTCAGGCGGAGCAGAGGTCGCAGTACGGAGTTAAGAACCCTAGGACCGTGATTGCTATCACGCCGACTTATGTACGGACTTTCCAGACGCTGCATCTCACCGGCGTGATGCATTCGTTGATGAATATGCGCTACGATCTCGTCTGGATCGTGGTTGAAGCCGGTGGAACCACCAACGAAACCGCCTCGCTGATTGCCAAATCAGGATTGAAAACTATCCACATTGGAGTTGATGGTAAAATGCCCCTTCTGTGGGAGGATCGCCATAAATTCGAATCGAGGATGAGACTCCATGCTTTAAG AATTGTGAGAGAGAAGAAATTGGATGGGATTGTGATGTTTGCAGATGATAGTAATATGCATAGTTTGGAGTTGTTTGATGAGATCCAGAATGTAAAATGGATAGGTGCAGTTTCCGTTGGAATCCTTGCACATTCAGGAGGTTCTGAAGAAGGAGACGTGCTGATGCGAGAAAGTGATGCTGACGAGAAAGATGAAAAGAAGTCACAAATCCCGGTGCAAGGTCCGGCTTGTAATGCTTCAGGCAATTTGGCCGGGTGGCACACCTTTGACACGCGGCCTTTTGTGGAGCGGAGTGCAATATATATAGGAGATCGGGCAGTTGTGCTGCCGAGGAAGCTGGAGTGGGCTGGATTTGTGTTGAATTCAAGGCTGGTGTGGGAGGATGTAGAGGGAAAGCCAGTCTGGGTTAAGGACTTGGTTGAGATTGGGAAGGATGGAGAGGACATTGAAAGTCCGTTGTCTTTATTGAAGGACACTTCTGTAGTGGAGCCTCTTGGTAGTTGTGGACGCAAAGTTTTGCTTTGGTGGCTCCGTGTGGAGGCGAGGGCAGACAGCAAATTTCCTGCTAG CTGGATTATTGACCCGCCATTAGACATCACAGTCCCTGCTAAACGCACACCATGGCCCGATGCTCCTCCCGAGCTCCCAGCGTATGTTGAGAAAGTGACCACTATACCAGAGAACACTGAAAAGCGGCCAGCCAAGAGTGGGTCAAAACGAAAACGCAGTTCCAGAAGCAAGAGGAAGCACAACGCGAAAGTGTTGGACATTCGTGCTTCCACAAAGCATGCTGGAGACAAttag
- the LOC121808013 gene encoding phosphatidylinositol 3,4,5-trisphosphate 3-phosphatase and protein-tyrosine-phosphatase PTEN2A-like isoform X1 produces the protein MESETAKSSLPQPGLDSNVESSPSNVLEKESSAQGPTSVSSTSAISAWARGLKLTQTQQEPNKTNSGNFTFARLASGLGLQIPSKSDENADKGSAPAQSGVIGSLTKGIVDSSLNAVKAVQVKARHIVSQNKRRYQEGGFDLDMTYITENIIAMGFPAGDLSSGLFGYFEGFYRNHMEEVIKFFETHHKGKYKVYNLCSERLYDASLFEGKVACFPFDDHNCPPIHLIKLFCQSAYSWLKEDILNVVVVHCKAGKARTGLMICSLLLFLKFFPTAEDCISYYNQQRCVDGKGLILPSQIRYVKYFERILTQFNGEAPPGRRCMLRGFRLHNCPYWVRPSITISNHNGVLFSTKKHPRTKDLMPEDFWIRAQKKGIVVFALPGEPGLTELVGDFKVHFHDRQGDFYCWMNTSLMENRVILAPSNLDDFDKRKLPSPGFHVEIVMVDYDGTAPSKTRADDSTNGADGKQQDAASSSENKDPSSQQNKQNNEDDVFSDSDGEEPAPSRSSSVDQRPISVAGTAPRSEQANKSEHVSSVSHQMERLSVGRESMSSQPQSKEVKVDEVERPSSTIPNMGSTDIKAIAADASVFSFGDDEDDESD, from the exons ATGGAATCAGAAACTGCCAAATCATCTCTACCACAGCCCGGGCTAGATTCTAATGTTGAATCTTCACCCTCCAATGTCTTGGAGAAAGAAAGCTCAGCACAGGGTCCAACTTCAGTGTCATCTACATCTGCCATTTCCGCTTGGGCCAGAGGTCTTAAACTAACGCAAACGCAACAGGAACCAAATAAAACGAATTCTGGGAATTTCACTTTTGCACGCCTTGCTAGTGGGCTTGGACTGCAAATTCCTTCAAAATCAGATGAAAATGCGGACAAAGGATCTGCGCCTGCACAATCAGGTGTTATAGGATCTCTTACTAAAGGAATAGTTGATTCCTCTTTAAATGCTGTGAAGGCTGTGCAAGTAAAAGCCAGACACATTGTCTCACAAAATAAGCGAAGATACCAG GAGGGAGGATTCGACTTAGATATGACATATATAACCGAGAACATAATCGCTATGGGGTTCCCTGCTGGTGACCTAAGCTCTGGTTTATTTGGATATTTTGAG GGATTTTATCGGAACCATATGGAGGAAGTGATCAAGTTTTTTGAGACTCATCACAAG ggaaaatataaagtatataaTCTTTGTTCAGAGAGGTTGTATGATGCTTCACTATTTGAGGGAAAG GTTGCATGTTTCCCATTTGACGATCACAATTGCCCCCCTATCCATCTAATAAAATTGTTCTGTCAAAGTGCTTACTCATGGTTGAAGGAGGACATTTTAAATGTGGTAGTTGTTCACTGTAAAGCTGGGAAGGCAAGGACAGGATTGATGATATGCAGCCTTCTTCTGTTCTTAAAG TTCTTCCCTACTGCTGAGGACTGCATTAGTTACTATAATCAACAAAGATGTGTCGATGGGAAGGGTCTTATTCTTCCAAGCCAGATT AGGTACGTGAAATATTTTGAGCGGATCTTGACGCAGTTTAATGGTGAAGCTCCCCCTGGACGTAG GTGCATGCTAAGAGGGTTTAGGCTTCACAATTGTCCATATTGGGTCAGACCTTCTATTACAATATCTAATCATAATG GAGTATTGTTTTCCACAAAGAAGCATCCAAGAACCAAGGATCTCATG CCTGAAGATTTCTGGATCCGTGCACAAAAGAAGGGAATTGTGGTTTTTGCCTTGCCAGGGGAACCCGGTCTTACCGAACTAGTGGGAGACTTCAAGGTTCATTTTCATGATCGCCAAGGAGATTTCTACTG TTGGATGAACACATCATTGATGGAAAATAGGGTGATTCTAGCTCCTTCTAACCTTGATGATTTCGATAAA AGAAAGTTGCCTTCACCAGGGTTTCACGTCGAAATCGTCATGGTAGATTATGACGGAACTGCCCCATCGAAGACGAGAGCTGATGACAGTACAAATGGCGCAGATGGAAAACAGCAGGATGCTGCTTCAAGTAGTGAAAATAAAGACCCTTCTTCTCAACAGAATAAACAAAACAACGAAGACGATGTATTCTCGGACAGTGATGGAGAAGAACCTGCACCTTCAAGAAGCAGCTCGGTGGATCAGCGCCCCATCTCCGTTGCAGGAACTGCTCCACGGTCCGAACAGGCCAACAAATCTGAGCATGTCTCATCTGTATCTCATCAAATGGAACGCCTTTCGGTTGGTAGGGAGTCGATGAGTTCTCAGCCTCAGTCGAAAGAAGTAAAAGTTGATGAGGTTGAGAGGCCTTCTTCCACAATCCCCAACATGGGCTCCACAGACATCAAGGCCATTGCAGCAGATGCATCAGTTTTCAGTTttggagatgatgaagatgatgaaagTGATTGA
- the LOC121808013 gene encoding phosphatidylinositol 3,4,5-trisphosphate 3-phosphatase and protein-tyrosine-phosphatase PTEN2A-like isoform X2, which yields MESETAKSSLPQPGLDSNVESSPSNVLEKESSAQGPTSVSSTSAISAWARGLKLTQTQQEPNKTNSGNFTFARLASGLGLQIPSKSDENADKGSAPAQSGVIGSLTKGIVDSSLNAVKAVQVKARHIVSQNKRRYQEGGFDLDMTYITENIIAMGFPAGDLSSGLFGYFEGFYRNHMEEVIKFFETHHKGKYKVYNLCSERLYDASLFEGKVACFPFDDHNCPPIHLIKLFCQSAYSWLKEDILNVVVVHCKAGKARTGLMICSLLLFLKRYVKYFERILTQFNGEAPPGRRCMLRGFRLHNCPYWVRPSITISNHNGVLFSTKKHPRTKDLMPEDFWIRAQKKGIVVFALPGEPGLTELVGDFKVHFHDRQGDFYCWMNTSLMENRVILAPSNLDDFDKRKLPSPGFHVEIVMVDYDGTAPSKTRADDSTNGADGKQQDAASSSENKDPSSQQNKQNNEDDVFSDSDGEEPAPSRSSSVDQRPISVAGTAPRSEQANKSEHVSSVSHQMERLSVGRESMSSQPQSKEVKVDEVERPSSTIPNMGSTDIKAIAADASVFSFGDDEDDESD from the exons ATGGAATCAGAAACTGCCAAATCATCTCTACCACAGCCCGGGCTAGATTCTAATGTTGAATCTTCACCCTCCAATGTCTTGGAGAAAGAAAGCTCAGCACAGGGTCCAACTTCAGTGTCATCTACATCTGCCATTTCCGCTTGGGCCAGAGGTCTTAAACTAACGCAAACGCAACAGGAACCAAATAAAACGAATTCTGGGAATTTCACTTTTGCACGCCTTGCTAGTGGGCTTGGACTGCAAATTCCTTCAAAATCAGATGAAAATGCGGACAAAGGATCTGCGCCTGCACAATCAGGTGTTATAGGATCTCTTACTAAAGGAATAGTTGATTCCTCTTTAAATGCTGTGAAGGCTGTGCAAGTAAAAGCCAGACACATTGTCTCACAAAATAAGCGAAGATACCAG GAGGGAGGATTCGACTTAGATATGACATATATAACCGAGAACATAATCGCTATGGGGTTCCCTGCTGGTGACCTAAGCTCTGGTTTATTTGGATATTTTGAG GGATTTTATCGGAACCATATGGAGGAAGTGATCAAGTTTTTTGAGACTCATCACAAG ggaaaatataaagtatataaTCTTTGTTCAGAGAGGTTGTATGATGCTTCACTATTTGAGGGAAAG GTTGCATGTTTCCCATTTGACGATCACAATTGCCCCCCTATCCATCTAATAAAATTGTTCTGTCAAAGTGCTTACTCATGGTTGAAGGAGGACATTTTAAATGTGGTAGTTGTTCACTGTAAAGCTGGGAAGGCAAGGACAGGATTGATGATATGCAGCCTTCTTCTGTTCTTAAAG AGGTACGTGAAATATTTTGAGCGGATCTTGACGCAGTTTAATGGTGAAGCTCCCCCTGGACGTAG GTGCATGCTAAGAGGGTTTAGGCTTCACAATTGTCCATATTGGGTCAGACCTTCTATTACAATATCTAATCATAATG GAGTATTGTTTTCCACAAAGAAGCATCCAAGAACCAAGGATCTCATG CCTGAAGATTTCTGGATCCGTGCACAAAAGAAGGGAATTGTGGTTTTTGCCTTGCCAGGGGAACCCGGTCTTACCGAACTAGTGGGAGACTTCAAGGTTCATTTTCATGATCGCCAAGGAGATTTCTACTG TTGGATGAACACATCATTGATGGAAAATAGGGTGATTCTAGCTCCTTCTAACCTTGATGATTTCGATAAA AGAAAGTTGCCTTCACCAGGGTTTCACGTCGAAATCGTCATGGTAGATTATGACGGAACTGCCCCATCGAAGACGAGAGCTGATGACAGTACAAATGGCGCAGATGGAAAACAGCAGGATGCTGCTTCAAGTAGTGAAAATAAAGACCCTTCTTCTCAACAGAATAAACAAAACAACGAAGACGATGTATTCTCGGACAGTGATGGAGAAGAACCTGCACCTTCAAGAAGCAGCTCGGTGGATCAGCGCCCCATCTCCGTTGCAGGAACTGCTCCACGGTCCGAACAGGCCAACAAATCTGAGCATGTCTCATCTGTATCTCATCAAATGGAACGCCTTTCGGTTGGTAGGGAGTCGATGAGTTCTCAGCCTCAGTCGAAAGAAGTAAAAGTTGATGAGGTTGAGAGGCCTTCTTCCACAATCCCCAACATGGGCTCCACAGACATCAAGGCCATTGCAGCAGATGCATCAGTTTTCAGTTttggagatgatgaagatgatgaaagTGATTGA